A genomic segment from Ovis aries strain OAR_USU_Benz2616 breed Rambouillet chromosome 26, ARS-UI_Ramb_v3.0, whole genome shotgun sequence encodes:
- the LOC114108650 gene encoding lecithin retinol acyltransferase-like isoform X2 — protein sequence MKNPMLEAVSLVLEKLLFISNFKFFSSGAPGEDKAGNTLYEINSFLRGDVLEVPRTHLTHYGIYLGDNRVAHMMPDILLALTDDKGLMQKVVSNKLLILGVIGRVASICVDTMEDFAYGTEILVNHLDRSLKKKALLNEEVAQRAEKLLGTTPYSLLWNNCEHFVTYCRFGTAISPQADKDISKCTAQEFCEKVKIIIRDQRSVLASAVLGLASIVCLGFASYTTLPAIFIPFCLWLAG from the exons ATGAAGAACCCAATGCTGGAGGCGGTGTCGCTCGTGCTGGAGAAGCTACTCTTCATCTCCAACTTCAAGTTCTTCAGTTCGGGCGCCCCGGGCGAAGACAAGGCGGGGAACACTTTATATGAGATCAACTCTTTTCTCCGCGGCGATGTGCTGGAGGTGCCTCGAACCCACCTGACGCACTATGGCATCTACCTGGGCGACAACCGTGTCGCCCACATGATGCCCGATATCCTATTGGCCCTGACTGACGACAAAGGGCTCATGCAGAAAGTGGTCTCCAACAAGCTTCTCATCCTAGGCGTCATTGGCAGGGTGGCCAGCATCTGCGTGGACACCATGGAGGACTTCGCCTACGGAACCGAGATCCTGGTCAATCACCTGGACAGATCCCTCAAGAAGAAGGCACTGCTCAACGAAGAGGTGGCACAGAGGGCAGAGAAGCTGCTGGGCACAACTCCCTACAGCCTGCTTTGGAACAACTGCGAGCATTTCGTCACCTACTGCAGGTTCGGCACCGCGATTAGCCCCCAAGCCGACAAGGATATCTCGAAATGCACGGCGCAAGA GTTTTGTGAGAAGGTGAAGATAATTATTCGTGATCAGAGAAGTGTCCTTGCTTCTGCGGTCTTGGGATTGGCGTCTATAGTCTGTCTGGGCTTTGCATCATATACTACTCTTCCTGCAATTTTTATTCCATTCTGCTTATGGCTGGCTGGCTAA
- the LOC114108650 gene encoding lecithin retinol acyltransferase-like isoform X1, giving the protein MKNPMLEAVSLVLEKLLFISNFKFFSSGAPGEDKAGNTLYEINSFLRGDVLEVPRTHLTHYGIYLGDNRVAHMMPDILLALTDDKGLMQKVVSNKLLILGVIGRVASICVDTMEDFAYGTEILVNHLDRSLKKKALLNEEVAQRAEKLLGTTPYSLLWNNCEHFVTYCRFGTAISPQADKDISKCTAQECGNAVPLPVTPESCPVIAAEVIRVSTQRS; this is encoded by the coding sequence ATGAAGAACCCAATGCTGGAGGCGGTGTCGCTCGTGCTGGAGAAGCTACTCTTCATCTCCAACTTCAAGTTCTTCAGTTCGGGCGCCCCGGGCGAAGACAAGGCGGGGAACACTTTATATGAGATCAACTCTTTTCTCCGCGGCGATGTGCTGGAGGTGCCTCGAACCCACCTGACGCACTATGGCATCTACCTGGGCGACAACCGTGTCGCCCACATGATGCCCGATATCCTATTGGCCCTGACTGACGACAAAGGGCTCATGCAGAAAGTGGTCTCCAACAAGCTTCTCATCCTAGGCGTCATTGGCAGGGTGGCCAGCATCTGCGTGGACACCATGGAGGACTTCGCCTACGGAACCGAGATCCTGGTCAATCACCTGGACAGATCCCTCAAGAAGAAGGCACTGCTCAACGAAGAGGTGGCACAGAGGGCAGAGAAGCTGCTGGGCACAACTCCCTACAGCCTGCTTTGGAACAACTGCGAGCATTTCGTCACCTACTGCAGGTTCGGCACCGCGATTAGCCCCCAAGCCGACAAGGATATCTCGAAATGCACGGCGCAAGAGTGTGGCAATGCAGTACCGCTGCCAGTGACGCCAGAGAGCTGCCCAGTTATCGCTGCAGAAGTCATCAGGGTGTCCACCCAGCGTAGTTGA